A region of uncultured Anaeromusa sp. DNA encodes the following proteins:
- a CDS encoding C69 family dipeptidase, with product MVGKEATKDGSVLLAHNEDLANYCAHHYVYAPHAKHLPGETVTLFGGTIVPQPAETYGYSATKIFDKAYSPGDITSGVNEHQVAIANNMSYRREAPATLPIEGRIIWTELTQLALERAKTAREAVEIIGDLVHTYKLGGDSGAMFAVTDVKEGWWVEVTLEGQWAAQRVPDNSFGVRANIFRIGEIDFADSENFKYSADVVSYAQSMGWYKEGEPFHFAKAYAAPEKLNDPYNTRRQWRAEELLSQQPAHLTPVSLIAILRDHYEGTPYDLTNDYKKGSPHQTDERTLCSANTEVSVVCQTRSWLPTEIGAITWRAMATPCTSVFTPWYYGNPTIPEAFKNGTNLYTENSAYWTFRDLSRYADVRYQSVSSAIHKRIALFEQKEFAAQPQWEQEALRLYGQDKQQAIRFLADTTNNLATQSVQLGDALRRQ from the coding sequence ATCGTCGGCAAAGAAGCCACCAAGGACGGCTCCGTACTCCTAGCCCACAACGAAGACCTGGCAAACTATTGCGCGCATCACTACGTGTATGCGCCTCACGCCAAACACCTGCCCGGCGAAACCGTAACTCTCTTTGGCGGAACCATCGTCCCGCAGCCTGCCGAAACCTATGGCTACTCCGCCACCAAAATTTTCGACAAAGCCTACTCTCCTGGAGATATTACTAGCGGCGTCAACGAACATCAGGTAGCCATCGCCAACAATATGTCCTACCGCCGCGAAGCTCCCGCCACGCTGCCAATAGAAGGCCGCATCATCTGGACGGAGCTAACGCAATTGGCCCTGGAACGGGCTAAAACCGCCCGGGAAGCTGTGGAAATCATCGGCGACCTGGTACACACCTATAAGCTGGGCGGAGATTCAGGCGCCATGTTCGCCGTCACCGACGTCAAAGAAGGCTGGTGGGTAGAGGTGACCTTGGAAGGACAATGGGCCGCCCAACGAGTGCCGGACAATTCCTTTGGCGTCAGAGCCAACATCTTCCGCATCGGCGAAATTGATTTTGCAGACTCCGAAAACTTTAAGTATTCCGCCGATGTTGTCAGCTATGCCCAAAGCATGGGCTGGTACAAAGAAGGAGAGCCTTTTCATTTTGCCAAAGCCTATGCCGCCCCGGAAAAACTGAATGACCCCTACAATACCCGCCGTCAATGGCGCGCGGAAGAACTGCTGTCGCAGCAGCCAGCACATCTGACCCCAGTCTCGCTCATCGCCATTTTGCGCGATCATTACGAAGGAACCCCTTATGATTTGACCAACGACTACAAAAAAGGGTCCCCCCATCAGACCGACGAGCGAACCCTCTGCAGCGCCAACACCGAAGTCAGCGTTGTTTGCCAGACAAGATCCTGGCTGCCGACGGAAATCGGCGCTATCACCTGGCGAGCCATGGCCACGCCTTGCACCAGCGTCTTTACGCCCTGGTATTACGGGAATCCAACCATTCCGGAAGCATTTAAAAACGGCACCAACCTCTATACCGAAAACTCCGCCTACTGGACCTTCCGCGATCTGTCCCGTTACGCCGATGTGCGCTACCAAAGCGTGAGCAGCGCCATTCACAAACGCATCGCCCTCTTTGAGCAAAAAGAGTTTGCCGCCCAACCCCAATGGGAACAAGAAGCTCTGCGCCTCTACGGACAAGATAAACAGCAAGCCATTCGCTTCCTCGCAGACACAACCAACAACCTAGCTACGCAATCCGTGCAGTTGGGCGATGCGTTGCGACGCCAATAA
- a CDS encoding pyridoxamine 5'-phosphate oxidase family protein yields the protein MLNDTIISILKKQVCFLGTSHDNVPRVRPMRPFVSEEGTVWLISYTDTEKTREIEANNAVELCAVDENSNVLRLQGKLVGETKVPEEERARVRRKIIEELPGVAEFFTGAEDISMAIYKLEIANVIFRSLENVVRAELHFRK from the coding sequence ATGCTTAACGATACGATTATTTCGATATTGAAGAAACAAGTATGCTTCTTGGGTACTTCGCATGACAATGTGCCTCGAGTGCGGCCTATGCGTCCGTTTGTTAGTGAAGAGGGAACTGTTTGGCTCATCAGCTATACAGATACCGAAAAAACAAGAGAGATAGAAGCTAATAATGCGGTTGAATTATGTGCGGTTGATGAAAACAGCAATGTTCTTCGGTTGCAAGGTAAGTTAGTAGGCGAAACGAAGGTTCCTGAAGAAGAAAGAGCAAGGGTGCGTCGGAAAATTATTGAAGAACTGCCGGGCGTTGCGGAATTTTTTACGGGAGCTGAAGATATTAGTATGGCGATTTACAAATTGGAGATTGCGAATGTAATTTTTCGCAGTCTGGAGAATGTTGTTCGCGCTGAACTTCACTTTCGCAAGTAA
- a CDS encoding 5'-nucleotidase: MAVSLEGKLVIAISSRALFDLDESNKVFEKEGEVAYTEYQIQHENEALAEGVAFPLIKRLLELRHPETGEALVEIILISKNDPNTGLRVFNAIEEYGLGITRAAFTRGRTPYKYLQSFAADLFLSANAEDVKLALANGHASATIYKGAYIEQIEASSEIRIAFDGDAVLFSDEAERVFQADGLAAFKRHETEKSEEPLGAGPFKSFLAALNTLQKIFADQKEKPIRTALVTARDAPAHKRAIKTLRAWGISVDEAFFLGGLDKAAVLESFNPHIFFDDQQTYCVSASKVVPTGHVPSGVKNG; encoded by the coding sequence ATGGCCGTATCATTAGAAGGAAAATTAGTCATTGCCATATCATCTAGAGCGCTTTTTGATTTGGATGAAAGCAACAAGGTGTTTGAGAAGGAGGGCGAAGTCGCCTATACGGAATATCAAATTCAGCATGAGAATGAAGCTCTTGCTGAAGGGGTAGCCTTTCCCTTGATCAAACGTCTTTTAGAGCTGCGCCATCCTGAAACGGGCGAGGCTCTGGTAGAAATCATTTTGATTTCTAAAAACGATCCCAATACAGGGCTACGCGTGTTTAATGCGATCGAGGAATATGGGCTGGGGATTACCCGGGCCGCCTTTACGCGCGGCAGAACGCCGTATAAATACTTGCAATCTTTTGCGGCGGATCTGTTTTTATCCGCCAATGCCGAAGATGTAAAATTGGCCCTTGCCAATGGTCATGCCAGCGCGACTATTTATAAAGGGGCGTATATAGAGCAAATAGAAGCTTCGAGCGAAATCAGAATTGCTTTTGATGGAGACGCCGTGCTTTTCAGCGATGAAGCGGAGCGGGTATTCCAAGCAGATGGACTGGCAGCGTTTAAGCGGCACGAAACAGAAAAAAGCGAAGAACCCTTGGGCGCAGGGCCGTTTAAGTCGTTTCTGGCGGCGCTGAACACCTTGCAAAAAATCTTTGCAGACCAGAAAGAAAAACCTATTCGAACGGCTTTGGTTACAGCGCGGGATGCTCCGGCGCACAAACGTGCCATCAAAACACTGCGTGCTTGGGGCATCAGTGTGGATGAGGCATTTTTTCTGGGAGGTTTGGATAAGGCGGCTGTGTTGGAAAGCTTTAATCCGCATATCTTTTTTGATGATCAGCAAACGTATTGTGTCAGCGCGTCTAAGGTGGTGCCTACAGGGCATGTGCCAAGCGGAGTGAAAAACGGATGA
- a CDS encoding diguanylate cyclase, with product MKTKKMADDLYMLISRRLLLFVYLLLFLIAVASFDNLLAFRINSSLDIAERNLLTVQTSIGDASTNAANHLRILQHVAQENFSENRPASLHPLFLALKENPDKKSYSLQTLPAQLKKEDCSYLVGGGTLPDATSSKANEIELALRLNPLLKDIKQQVPSATWIYYYSANYFINMYPFEPQALLWSDEWMTHPLFSETKPDKNPQRLLRWHEVYVDEAGKGLMTSLVSPVFDKQDHFRAMVGIDFTLGSLRQYLSGPGLEIGTPLLVDNHGNVLADPVQDMLAEPKVPQLQDLLPPPLQASASTLLTLPANQYHDIAGWKVFAMDIENTPWRLIFIVDLSSLWWQTLSSMWVEALALFLLLTVLGGVDQRYRLSQNLLMFKAAVDSSIAAIIITDIQSQIQYVNDSFSTMTGYSSQEVSGKKISLLKSGQTPQTTYSNLWNTVLSGKSWKNELLNRKKDGALYWASILISPVTSKHTNRFFIVVMEDITERKSLQERLHALATTDELTGLTNRRHFFEIAKKELARAARYTNPTSVLMLDIDYFKQVNDTAGHAAGDLLLQKFAQHCLSLIRPQDCLSRLGGEEFALLLPETTLEQAWILGERIRKSLEHAQFAVSSNATTTITCSIGAAQKLDTDDTFEALLSRADAALYVAKSNGRNLVCKAPQ from the coding sequence ATGAAAACAAAGAAAATGGCAGACGATTTATACATGCTCATATCCCGCCGCCTGTTACTGTTTGTCTACCTCCTTCTATTTTTGATAGCAGTGGCTAGCTTTGATAATCTATTAGCCTTCCGTATAAATTCCTCTTTGGATATTGCAGAAAGAAACCTGCTGACTGTGCAAACGTCCATTGGTGACGCTTCTACGAATGCCGCCAATCATCTGCGCATTTTACAGCATGTAGCTCAGGAAAATTTTTCTGAAAACCGGCCTGCTTCCCTACATCCCCTATTCTTGGCTTTAAAAGAAAACCCAGATAAAAAAAGCTACTCCCTGCAAACACTCCCTGCGCAACTAAAAAAAGAAGACTGCAGCTATTTGGTTGGCGGCGGTACGCTTCCCGATGCGACAAGCTCCAAAGCAAACGAAATAGAGCTTGCTTTGCGGCTTAATCCCTTATTAAAGGATATTAAGCAACAAGTGCCAAGCGCCACTTGGATCTATTACTATTCCGCAAATTATTTTATTAATATGTACCCCTTTGAACCTCAAGCCCTCTTGTGGTCTGATGAATGGATGACCCACCCGCTTTTTTCCGAAACCAAACCAGATAAAAACCCCCAGCGCTTGCTGCGTTGGCATGAAGTTTATGTAGACGAAGCCGGCAAAGGATTGATGACCTCCCTTGTCTCCCCTGTGTTTGATAAACAAGATCACTTTAGGGCTATGGTTGGCATTGACTTCACCCTTGGCAGCTTACGCCAATACTTGAGCGGCCCTGGCTTAGAGATAGGCACTCCCTTATTAGTCGATAATCACGGAAATGTTTTGGCTGATCCAGTTCAGGATATGTTAGCAGAACCGAAAGTTCCTCAATTGCAAGATTTACTGCCGCCTCCATTGCAGGCGAGCGCAAGTACGCTGCTAACACTGCCTGCTAATCAATACCATGATATAGCCGGTTGGAAAGTTTTTGCGATGGACATTGAAAATACGCCGTGGCGCCTTATTTTCATAGTAGATCTAAGCAGCCTCTGGTGGCAAACACTTTCCAGCATGTGGGTTGAAGCACTCGCGCTTTTCCTGTTATTAACAGTCTTAGGCGGAGTAGACCAACGCTATCGTTTATCTCAAAATTTGCTTATGTTTAAAGCCGCTGTGGATAGTAGCATAGCGGCGATCATCATTACCGATATACAAAGCCAAATTCAATATGTAAATGACAGTTTTTCCACCATGACAGGGTATTCTTCTCAAGAAGTTTCAGGCAAAAAAATTAGCCTTTTAAAGTCAGGGCAAACGCCGCAAACAACCTACAGCAATTTATGGAACACGGTTTTATCGGGTAAAAGTTGGAAAAACGAACTGCTAAACCGCAAAAAAGACGGAGCCCTTTATTGGGCAAGCATATTAATCTCTCCGGTTACCAGCAAGCATACCAACCGTTTTTTCATTGTTGTTATGGAAGATATAACCGAAAGAAAATCATTACAAGAACGGCTGCACGCACTTGCTACAACGGACGAACTAACCGGCCTTACTAATCGCCGTCATTTTTTTGAAATTGCCAAAAAAGAATTGGCTCGCGCAGCTCGCTACACCAATCCCACTTCCGTTTTAATGCTTGACATCGATTATTTCAAACAGGTAAACGACACTGCCGGACATGCAGCCGGCGATTTGCTGCTGCAAAAATTTGCGCAGCACTGCTTATCTCTCATTCGTCCTCAAGATTGTTTGAGCCGCTTAGGGGGAGAAGAATTTGCCCTGCTTCTTCCAGAAACAACGCTAGAGCAAGCTTGGATTTTAGGAGAACGCATCAGAAAGTCATTAGAACACGCTCAATTCGCCGTATCCTCAAATGCAACGACAACCATCACCTGCAGCATTGGGGCCGCACAAAAGCTCGACACGGACGACACTTTTGAAGCACTGTTGTCACGGGCCGATGCCGCTTTATACGTCGCTAAAAGCAACGGTCGCAACCTGGTTTGCAAGGCCCCTCAATAA
- a CDS encoding TspO/MBR family protein, whose amino-acid sequence MKSIPKFIISLLSCFGAGAIGGVFTQSSLTTWYAQLVKPEVSPPNWVFAPVWNVLYFLMAIALYRLLISEQRQAQRLALALFVVQLLLNITWSAVFFGLHSPGGGLAVIAFLVLAIGATMFCSRRVSKVATLLLVPYLGWVCFAAYLNYQFWRLN is encoded by the coding sequence GTGAAGAGCATTCCTAAGTTTATTATTTCCCTGCTCAGTTGCTTTGGCGCTGGAGCGATTGGCGGCGTGTTTACGCAAAGCTCTCTAACTACGTGGTATGCGCAGCTAGTTAAGCCGGAGGTTTCGCCGCCAAACTGGGTATTTGCTCCGGTGTGGAATGTGTTATATTTCTTAATGGCTATTGCGTTGTATCGCCTTTTAATAAGCGAGCAGCGTCAAGCCCAGCGGCTGGCGCTAGCGTTGTTTGTCGTGCAATTATTACTCAATATAACCTGGTCGGCGGTATTTTTTGGACTTCACTCGCCGGGGGGCGGGCTTGCGGTAATTGCCTTTTTAGTCTTGGCTATAGGGGCAACTATGTTTTGCAGCCGTCGCGTTTCTAAAGTGGCGACGTTGCTGTTAGTTCCATATCTGGGGTGGGTTTGTTTTGCGGCGTATTTGAATTATCAATTTTGGCGGTTGAATTGA